The following nucleotide sequence is from Tenrec ecaudatus isolate mTenEca1 chromosome X, mTenEca1.hap1, whole genome shotgun sequence.
AATTTCACGGCTGACCAGATTGAGGTTCAGAGCAACCACACTACCCAGTATTTGCTgacttgtttttaaaagaaagaaaggctccACTTCCTTTGGGGATCCCATGGTCACTTCACAATTTCAATCCCTGTCTCCCCAATGATAACACTTGTCCTCCACTTGTCCCTTCTCCTCAGTCTAAAGATATGCTAATCTCGGCTCTTCTGAGTTGTCTTAAACTCCTTTTAAAAGGAAGCCTCCCTGGcaagctcatctcttccttttcaagttattttcctttccttcaacatccaaaccaaactcactggcattgagtcgctgccgactcacagtgagccgagccctggtggcatagtggttacgagttgggctgagtTCCACAATGTgccaagttcgaaaccaccagccactcagtggaagatggggctttctgctcctgtaaactgtTAGTCTCCGAAACTACAGGGATTCTTCTCTCCTGTACGGTCGCTACGAGTCCTTCGGCTCCGAACATCCTGATAAAGCAGAAAGGCCATGGTCACTACCTCGCTGTCGTTGCCTGGCTTACTCTGCTTGTTCCCTGGTGTAAACCCATCTCTTGTTTCCTCTAATCTGTTGAATAAGCAATCAAATGCCAAGGAGCTGTTTCCACGTAGGCTGCCCCGGACCTGACTTCAGCATCTTGACCGCCGCAGGTCCCTTCCTTCTGGAAGTGCTCTCCTGGCGCTTCTCGCTGGGAACCCTCTGCCTCACgagctctcctttctctcttcatTCTTTAAATGTTGCTTTTCTTAGTGGTTCTGCCCGACCTCTCTCTTCTCTAATCATTTCATCCCATCttacagaaagtgtattgttaagAGCCTCTTTCGTTTTCTACTGCCATAGTTCAAGTTCAACTCCTTATCATTACTATTCAAGATGCTTTTCAGTTGGACTCCAGTGTCAGGTCCAATTCAGTCCCACTCTCAAGTCTACACACATTAACTCCAGCACCACCAAAGGAGTTCACTCCCCTCTTTGCACACAGCTCCACACTTCCTGTGCCTTTCTACCCTGTGCACAGaacttcccttttaccctcctccTTTATGGCCTGGTCGAAGCTTAAACAAAGGACTGCTTTCAACAAGACTTCCTCCCTAAAACTCTTCTAAACATCACTACACAGAATTCATCACTCCCATGTCTGTGTGTCCCGTAGCACATGTGCTTTGCTTGCTACACTGTTactcagaagcaaaaatgaaATTATCTGGAATGTAAACCGCCACCTATTTTACAATGAAAAatttaatataaaaacaaaattcaagaaaaagacaccacccccccaaaaaaaaaaagacctgccattgagtccatttggactcatagcgaccttacataGAATTTCTAAGTTTAATCGTGGTGAGAGCAgacacagcctcatatttctgccCAGACAGCAGCTGGTAAATTTGAATTGCCAactttgtggttcacagcccaaagcCTAATCCGCAGTGTCCAGCATGCATGAATCATGTCTTATTCACTGACACATCAATCGTCACTAGCgccaaaacacaaaaccaaacttcCTACCATcatgtcaatgccaactcatagcaaccctgtaggacagacagaattgcctctgtgggtttctgagactaactctgtgtggaagtagaaagcctcctcctacTCCCAGCGgcgggtgatttcaaactgctaaccttgtggttggcagcccagtgtgtaaccactatgccacctgggctcctaggcTCTAGCATAGTGACTCTTTCCAACCTTCAAATCCCCATCCCTCATATTTTACCTTCCTTTCCAATCATTCTTTCTCAGCCCCCAAATTTCTGTTCTCCTCTGACTTCTTAATAACTTGCTAGGGCTGAACCAAAAGGATGTCCATTTAATCACCTCCCAAAGAGGAAGGGGTGCCAATCCTAAGGCATGCTGGCCAAAACATGCAGAAAAACCTCAATGTGCAAAGGCATCAAGGCATCTTCCTTAGGAGTCCCACGGTGCATCTCCGTCTGCTCTCTCCAATAGTAGCCTTACGCACATCCTATGAGATACTAAGAGCTAGATCCAGGTGCCCCAAAGAAAACTCACTCTTTTTCCGGTCACCTCCAACAGGGAGTTTGGAGGCTGGGATGTATTTCAATGAAACCACCAACTCGCCTTTGTGTGGtggcaagccagtcagggagtCAGCACTGatctgaaacacagggaaacccacCAGGTCAAGCTGGGCTTCAAGGATTCTTGGAACCTCTCCCTGAAGAGGTCTTAGAGTCGTCCTCACAAACAGCCTCGCAGCAGAAGAAGGTCCTTCAACACGTGGACCACAATCCTGGTCCTTAGACCACGGCAGCCACGACTTTCTAAGGTCGTTGTTTcggaaggagatgcagaagggccAAGCAAGCCTCTTCTTCCACGCCCACCGTTTCTGCTACATGAGGGATACGATGAGCCGATCTGAAATACCCGCTGAGGTCGCCCAGCAAGGCTGCCGGGAAAACCCACAGAAGACCGGTGGCATGATGAAGAATCGGGCGCCCAGCAGCATTAGCAAAAGCCAATCAATAGAGGAACATAGGAAAAgccaatcagcaaatgaagggtTAAATGAGTGATTGTCATAGTCTCATAAGCCCACGGTAAGCAAACATCTAAAAGAAGGCAGTGAATCCATTCATGCTGACGTAGAAAGGGATCCTAGATGTCCTGTCAGGGCATCAAAGCCTGATGCCAAATGCGTATTCCCAAGTTGATCAAAATATATTCAGACTGGTACATGCGAATAGATATGTATATTTAAATGGGGGCCATGATCCCTCCCATCGCATTTATTCTGTGCCAGGGACTGCTCTAAGTACTTTACGTTTGTAGCACTTCATTTAATCCTCCAAATAATCCCGTGAGTGCTGGGACTCCCATTTCACCGGTTATGAAACAGAGGAAGAGAGGCGAAGTAACTTGCCCACGGTCACACTGGCCAAGACAGGATTCGAATTCAAGCAGAGTGGATCCTGAGTCCCTCTTTGTaaccaaaaagaaaggaaaaaagaaaacacagaaggaGACAGAGAAGCTGACCCTTTGTTCCCACTAGGGAGCAGTGgcgagagaacaggaaagagctgTTGGTTTTTTACTCTCTCTACATCTGTGGGGTCTGTTTCAAAATGCAGgattttctaaattaaaaaagTACTTTTTTTAAGaaccaaactcaaaactcaccgccatcgaggacatgatttatttttattggtaGCAATCTTTAACACTAGACCATAAaagccacaaggtcaggggttgagCCCATTTTTTGTTCATCTTCCAATGCCCATCACTTAGCAAAGTACCTCTCGCATCACCATCATCCCTCCATAAACCTGTGTTGCCTGAATGGACGAGTGAATGAATGAAAGCCTGCGATAAGCATGAGTGCCTTAGGTGGTAGAAACGGTTCCCTCTGCTGGATGTTGCTTCCGCCTGACTGCTCGTTCTTTACGCTTTGGTATCTGGTGCAGAGTAGACGTGCCCTTTTACCTGCCTTTgttcattgggctgctcaccacggaCTTTCCCAAgcctccaaacaaaacaaacaaacaaacaagcccacagccattgagccgactcacagtgacctcaactGGAGGAATGAATTCACAGGTGGGAAGAATGTACTCCAAACCAGAAATACCCATATGAGAGACACACAGAAGAAGAGGTGAGTGTTAGAGAGAGAGAACTGAATGGGAGAAcgtagattaaaaaagaaaaacaagttggCCAAGGGGAGGGGAGGATCAGAAGCAATGCCCACAAATGTTTTCAGTTGAAATAGGTCTGGAATACTGGAATGGCCTTTGAATTTGTTTCCAGGATGTCAACACAATTTGACACATCCTGGCTTGTGTGCTTCAATGGAGAACTCTGAAAAAGTGATATTTCGCTTTGGCTAGACACTAGACAGTGAAATTCTTGGTCCATAGCATATCTTTATTCTGGCTCAAAATCTTTGTTGAAAGCGCATTCTTTCCACTCCGatgctttttttttctcattatatGTGAGATTTTTAATGGCAGTAGTTTGTGATGGTTTACAGTGGCATTTCTAATATCATTCTCTATTGTAGGCTCCTGTGAGAATAACTTGAGTATCAAAATACTTAAAAATTCTCAGTTTTTAATGGCATAATATGGTTTGGCGATAACTGCTCTCTTTTTTCATTAGAATTTAAAGGGACAAACTTAATGCTttcaacacagacacacacgcacgcgcagtCACTCATGGGCTAAAACAaatcaagaaaaccaaacccattgctactgagttgattcggactcatagtgaccctatcagagtagaactgctccctgagctttctgaggctgtaagtctttaaggcagcagacagcctcatctgtctgccacagaacagctggtgggttcacactgcgggccttgtggttagcagccctgcacATAATTCCTTACGTCCTCAGGGCTCCTAATTTTGGAGAGCAGTAAGCTAGCACCTTTTTCTTTGGCTCAGCAATTTCACTACCAGGAATTCCTCCtctactaacatgcacaaaagccaGCTAAGCGAAAATACAGCCTagttttagaaataaaaataaatgagcagcagatatcaagggctcaagtagaaggcaaatattttgagaatgatgatggcaacacatatacatatgttcttgaccaaatggatgaatggatggatggtgataagaattgtacgagccccaacaaaatgagttaaagaaagaaataaaaatataaacaatccAAAAGTCCATCAGTGGGAGAATGGTACAAAAGCTGTACTACAAGGCAAATAAAGGAATACGCAGCAATTGGAAGAATGAGATGGATCTGTAAGTAATGGCAcaggaagatgttcctgagagtaAATGCGTTACTAAATGAGAAAAATGAGATTACATAGACAAGGGGGTTCATATGAGTCCATTTGTGTTTTGTCAAAAACAACCCCACAGAAATACATAAATGCATGTGTGCCCTGCATAATGCAAACTTTTACAAAAGAATACCCAATTAGTGTTAACGGGTTCTTTCTAGGGATGGCGAACTATGTTTTCTTTGTGCATGCATCAACCTAGTTTTAATTTTGAACCATATGATCCATTTGGTCTTAATTTTTTAATAAGCCATACAAAGAGACATGTTAAAAAAACCAAATTCCCCTTCTACCTCAGTCCCCCCGCTCCCTTCCTAGAGGCTGCCACCCATCTTATTCCTTGCATATCTTTGGAAGACCATAGAGATTCCAGTACATGCACCATCTATTGTTTTTCCTTTGGAAAATGCAAGTGTATACCCATTCTGTTCATCCCAAACTATGATTGGCCCAGTTCTAATTCCATTTTACCAATTTCATCTTGACCAGACTGACAGTAATCTACTGTATGTCCATTATGTTGTCGGGCACTGGTAAGTATTTTTGTATACGATCCTGCCAAAGAAGTGTATTGGTAGCAATGAAGACACCGAAGTGGACAGAAGTTAGGTGATGTGCCTAAGTTATTTTATGTTAGGTGATTTAGATCCCAGGCAATATTATTCCACACTGCCACCTCACCCATGATGCCACTTCCAAAGTAAAAATTTCGCTGGCCTGTGTGGCCAAGAAAGAGGACAGACAACAGCAACTGGAGTTCCATGAATTGCTCTCCGCACTCCCcccgagcccccccccccacacactcacacttcttTAGGGAGGTGGGCTTGGAAAAGAAGTGCAGATTAGGATACACCCAGAGATGAGTTCACAGATGAGGAataaattcagctgtttggataCACCAACATTCTGGAAGGCTAGGATGCAAAGCTTAGCACATACAGAGACTTTTCAAAGCAAAGCCATGGCTTCATGCTTCGCCTGGCACACACAGATGTGATTACTTGCCACACAAGCGGATTTGAAATGATTGTCAAACTCCGAAACACCAGCAGAGGGCACTAGAACTCTATAGAAGGCGACATTCAAAGCTTGTTACCGACATCTACCAGCagagggcactgcagacaattcGGCTTCAGGTTCAAACTGTAAGGAGTGGTTAATGCTGACTACCTTTCCATGTAAAGGGAGGCAATGATCCAGTTTCTTATCACGCTTCCAGGAATCCATCTGAATCTCTGCCTCTCCAAGAAAAGTGTTTCTGCCAAAACGACCATGATGCCACACTGAGAACTGCAAGGTCCTCTGGGCCAGGAGAGATTCTGGGATCTCATACTGTGAAGGAGAAGTAGAAGTCCAAGATGATTGAATCGTTAGCAGCAATTCTTCAGTGATGAAGAATCGTTCCAAAACCTGACCAACCCTACCCAAACTCCAGCATCTTAAACCATCAGATTACTTTTTCCCCTACCCATTTTGAATTTCCTTACTCAGTTTTCACTTCCCCATCCCATAAAAATCGACCATGTTCCATGGGAGGACTTGGACAATAAAGGACCTTTTTCTTGAGTGGGTGAGGGCACAGTGGACCATCTGAGAAGAACTTCCAAGGAGACTCCCTAGCCAAAATAACGTTTAAAAAGGAAATGTATGCTGAAGTGAGTCTCTGACTTCACAGTAATCCCAGCAAGCCTGCTCTTTGTTCTCCTCTCCTTGGGGAAGTCGCTGTGAACAGATGCCCATAGTGTTGCCTTTGACACAGCCATGGCCGACTGAACCCCCTGCCGACCAGCCAGCTAATGCTTAGGAAACAAGACCGAGCAGGTTGTTCCACCCTCAGTGCCCAGATACTTACCCTGAGGATCTCATCATATAATGGATTGATGGTGTCCCGCTTGATGctggttttcctttttccttgGCGGGACTTGTCAGGCAGAAGATAAGTCTTCACATATCTGGAAACCAGAGAGAACATGCCATTGCTGTCTTTATTCAACTCCATTAACTTCTCTGCTCGCCATTTCCGTTTGCCAGGAAGAAACGAAAATGGCACTTCAAGCCCTTCTTAGACATACCTTTCCCAGTTCTGTTTGCCTTTCCTGTATCTCCCCTTGCCACTGTCAATCACACCtccctgtccccctgggaaggaaaCACCTCAGCTCAAGGGTTCCCAGACAGATTCCAAAGTGTCATCTCTCATCGCATATCATCAGTCAGGGTCTCAAGGCACTCACGGGTTGGAGCGCTTCTTGGTTTCATCAGCATAGGCCAGCTGGTAACACTCCTTCACGTGAATGGACAGAGTCTGTGTTTGACGCTCATACTTCAGGGAAAAAGCAATCTTGCCCGTCACAAAGACGTTCCCGAAATCACCAGCTTCACTGTAGATGCTCATCATGCTGCCAATTGTGCTCTGCAGATAAAGCACCACAAACTTCTGGGGAAGCCATACCCCCCGGCATCTCATGATAAAGTCACAGCCACTATCCAAGAGTTGCAGACAGCCCTATGACAGGCCAGTACTTCCGACTGCCCTGTACCAAGACTGTGATAAGAGAGCTAGTGCTAACTCGCACACTCACAACACTCAGACATCTAGACTCTTAGCTTCTCATTGCCTTCTCTCTGGGCACATTATGTTCAATTTCACCTGACCCAGAAGGTGGGCAATGAGTAAAGGCAACACAAGTCCTTTTTCAGCATAGGTTATTTATGCTAAAAAGTTGGTTAGAAGTTTCTTTAAttatctgtggatttgttctgCTGCCCTTTCTCCCTATCAGGTTCTATCGAGAGAAAAGATAGAACCAGAGTTGGGGAGCTTTATCTTTACACCCACCACCCGAGCTAAAAAGGGATCGTCCCTTCTGCATTCTTTGCCCATTTGAATGAGTGTGAAGACGCTTTAATCACCCTCTTACCCaactcttcctccccacccccccaaaaaatatcaatCTTTACAGTAGGAGCAGATCCAAACTTGATTCTTAAATGTTTCTTTCGACTCTGATTCTGATTGGTATTGTTGACCCTTAGTCATACCCTGATGCCAATGAATTCTGCCAGCACCCTTCTCATGACATGTACTGCCCTTGAATGTGAGAATTTGGGAGTGGAGCAAAATGGATCAAGGACTCCCCAGTAGTGTAGTgtgttatgcactgagctgctgaccacaaaatcagcagttccaagccaccggctacttcatgggagaaagataaggctttctgctgccataaagatttgcagtcttggaaacccacaggagtagtaAGTTCTACTATggtgtcctataaggtctctataGTGAGAGGGGGTTATAATGAAGAAAAGGAGTGTTGGTAGTGCTCTTGAGTAggcagttaaaacccaccagctgctccaagggagaaaaatgaagctgtctgcttttgtaacaaTATGCAAAGCCTCAGAAtccctatatagggttgctgagtcagaatcgaactcaatggcagtggggtttggggtAAAGAAGAAATCTGATTATGCTCATTTCGTGGCCTGAATATCTCGTAAGGGGAGAAATTATGGGTCTAATTCACAACGCTGTGACAAAGAATTCATTTCGCCTGAATGCCCTAAACCTTTCCAGGGCCAGTGGGAAATACCACTCTCTAGGGTCGGGGGTGGGGACTGGAAAAAGCTGGGTGGGAGCAGGGCAGCGACAGCAGACACGTACACTTTTCCCCAGATTGTGGGCTACAGCACCAACATTTTTACTTGCAAGGTGGGCACTGAgcaatttttttcccctgaaaaacGGGCAGTAGGCCCAATATGTTTGAGAGTCTATGCTCCTAAGTGAGGCTACAAACAACAAATGTAACTCACCTGGAAAGAGTGACCAGATGATCTCCCTAGATCTTGGCTCTAGTAGAGAAATATCatgtatactcatgtataagccgagttttgccGGCACATTTTAATGCTGTtttgtggaaaaaaatatataggtgCCTCAGCTAATATTTGGGTcgacttatattcgagtatatacagtatttcctTCTTGGCACCAGAGCACATCAATAACCAAAGAACTAATAGTGTTTACCATGGAAGAGCCACTTCGCATGCTGCTTCTGGCTAGCTTCTGACGATGCAGCTTCACCAGGTGATCAatatcttcttcctcctcttcttcctcttcctggaaTAATAAAGAGAGATTCTTAGTTAAGCAAAATGAAAAGAGATTCTTTTAGTGGGAACCCTCATTGTAGCAAAGTTCTGAGCTGTCACCTTGTATGTTAATATATATACCTTTAACTTCATATGCCTCCCCATTTCAGGATCCCATATGCTACTCCAACCATCTTTCTCAAGTTTCAAAGGACAAAGGTTAGAATATACAGTGTTTTCCCTGAGAGCTCTGGATTTTCCCCATTTGATTTCCCCAAGCCCTTTACATTTTAATGAGAGCAAGTATTTATTTGAGCTCCCAACCACTTGTCTAGCAATATATTCAAAGATGAAAGAGACAGAGGCAGCAGTCCTTCTTTGAGCAAATGAAGAACCAGACTTGCTGGAGAAATTTAGGACGAATCAAGATCCATGCTGTCTTTTTTCTACAGGGTTAAACAGTACACTGGCGAGTAGCAGGTCCTCTGGATAAATACAATGTCACACAGTGCTCGAGGGAAATACAAGGGCACTCACCATATCTACAATGAGACCTGGAACAGATCTacttctgtctcccaaggagccacttgCATGGTCCACATCTTCTGGGCGAAGATCTAGCACAGATTTAGTGTACTCTGAgcggaaaacaaacaagcaaaaccacgAATTAAAACAAAGGTCCCCTCTTCTCCAAGCCAACAGTGCAGCACGGGTATTCAGAATTCCAAATCCAAAATGCCATGAAAAGAAACCAGCTACCTGCAGGCCTCAGCACTTTTCTGGTATTCTTCTTGAAAATCATTTCACCCTCATCCACAGATACCACATTTTGAGCCCCAGGTTGCATTTCCTAGGAAGGAATTGTTGTTAGATGCAGTTGTATGGATTCCAATTCACcatgaccccatgtgtgcagagcaaaACTGCTCTGTGGGGCTTTCAAGGCTATGAGTTTTCAGGAGCAGTCactgaagtgcctctgggtggattcgaaccaccaacctctgaactggtagcccagtgcttaaccatgtGCAGCAGCCAGGAATTCCTACGGCAGGGGGGAAACGGCAAAGCAAAGGGAAAGGGTGGCAGAGTGAGTATGGAAAGCCAGCCTTATGCAGAATAAGGCTCTGATTTTTCACTTGAGTGTGAGTCAAACTGACAGGAACAATGAAATGGTTATTTTCTCGTGTTTTAGCCCAAACGTAAGAAAATGTTCCCAGGTGACACGGAACACAATGTTTGTGCATTTCCGATGTCAGTTCTTCCGAGTCAAaggaggaggagcggggaggagaAGAAAAGCTGTGCTGCTAACGTAAAGCGTACCGTTTCTGCTTGCGACTTGGGGGcagacattttcttccattccggAAATAGGCCAGATTTATCCAGAGACTCTCTCCTGAAGGTAGATACAGACGTTAGAGCTAAATAACTTCTTCCCCATCCCCTTCAACCATCAAGGGACCAAACCTCTAAGGAAGGCTTGAGGTCATGACAGTAAACAAACCAGAAGGTAAACTTCACGTCTGACTGACCTTGAGGGATGCAGAAGATAATAAGCTAACCCACTCTACAAACGCATACATTCATCCTTCCGTTCCCAGAGGACTGCAGCTGGGGCTGGGCTAGGAAGAGCCTTTAAGGTAGAGGATAATATGCTCCAGGCAGCTTTGCTCAAGAGGCAAATAAGCAGAAGTGGTCCTGAAAGACTTAGGGTAAGGTCAGAGCCAAATACGTCCTCCAACTTCCTGATGGAAATCAGGACCATGCAGGGCATAGGCGTCCTGATCCCAGAGGTAGAGAATACAAGAGGACCTCTACGCCGAGGGGTGGCGTGCCCAGTGGGGAGGTCTCACCTGGAGGTACTGTCGGAGTCAGCTGTATAGCTATCCAAGCTCTCACTCTCAGCCTCCAGCACACTCTTGCCACTCTTGGGTTTGAGCATGTCAAATGGCACACTAGAAgaaaaaccaacaggaagtgagcGAGCCTGCCTCCAGGCAGGCCTCCAGCCTTCAAAGCTGCCCACAGTGGTAGCCCAAGGGCCTTTTCTaaaatgagtgtgtgtgagtctgcCTTTAAAATTCTTCAGTGGTTCTCCATTGCTGCAGCATCCAGGTCAAACGCCTTAGCATGAGGACAAGCCTTCACCTCTTCTCATACTATACATTTCAGAgatgaattttttttgttttatttatttatttttaacattttattaggggttcatacaactct
It contains:
- the SYTL4 gene encoding synaptotagmin-like protein 4, whose protein sequence is MSELLDLSFLSDMERDVILNVVQRDEELRKADEKRIRKLKNELLEIKRKGAKRGSQHYSDRTCARCQESLGRLTPKTNTCRGCNHLVCRDCCVQESNGTWRCQVCAKEIELKKATGDWFYDQKANRLDYRTGSEIIRMSLRRKPAVSKREPTGQSLLHQAQIGDIWPGRRIVQERQKEYSVPFDMLKPKSGKSVLEAESESLDSYTADSDSTSRRESLDKSGLFPEWKKMSAPKSQAETEMQPGAQNVVSVDEGEMIFKKNTRKVLRPAEYTKSVLDLRPEDVDHASGSLGDRSRSVPGLIVDMEEEEEEEEDIDHLVKLHRQKLARSSMRSGSSMSTIGSMMSIYSEAGDFGNVFVTGKIAFSLKYERQTQTLSIHVKECYQLAYADETKKRSNPYVKTYLLPDKSRQGKRKTSIKRDTINPLYDEILRYEIPESLLAQRTLQFSVWHHGRFGRNTFLGEAEIQMDSWKRDKKLDHCLPLHGKISADSLTGLPPHKGELVVSLKYIPASKLPVGGDRKKSKGGEGGELQVWIKEAKNLTAAKSGGTSDSFVKGYLLPVRNKASKRKTPVVKKTLNPHYNHTFVYNGVRLEDLQHMCLELTVWDREPLSSNDFLGGVRLGVGTGISNGEVVDWMDSTGEEVSLWQKMRQYPGSWAEGTLQLRSSMVKQKLSV